The stretch of DNA GTCGGCGTCGACGCGGTCGGTCATGCCCCCGGGTTCCGTCGGCGCGGGCAAACCGTTACCGATCCGGGGCGGTCGGCTCGCCCCGTCCTACGGTGACCGCGCCCGCGGGACCGCCCGCTTCCCGAACGGTTTTGCCCGATCCGGCCCGTCCTCCGGCAATGACCGAGGCCGCCGACACCGTCTTCCTCGACGGCGAGATCCACACGCTGACCGACCCCGACGAGACGTACGAGGCCGTCGCGGTCCGCGACGGCGAGATCGTCCGGCTGGGGAGCAGCTACGACGTGGAGTTCCTCGCGGGCACCGACACCGACACCATCGACCTCGACGGCCGCGTGCTGCTCCCGGGGTTCATCGACGCCCACACGCACCTGACGACCGTCGGGGAGTACCTCGTCCACGCCGACCTCTCGGCGGCCGACGACCTCGACGAGGCGGTGTCGCTGCTCCGTGAGCGCGCCGCGGAGACCGACCACGCGGAGGATCCGGAGTGGATCCGCGGCTACGGCTACGACGAGAGCACGTGGCCCGAGGACCGCTACCTCGACCGCGAGGACCTCGACGCCGTCAGCGAGGAACGTCCCGTCGTCGCGTTCCGGGAGGACATGCACGTCGCCTCCGTCAACAGCGTCGTCCTCGATCGCTACGCCGAGGAGATGGCCGCGGAGAACGTCCACTACGAGGGGACCGAGCCGACGGGCGTGCTCGTCGAGGAGGCGGTCGACGTGCTGTACGACGCGGTCGCGCCCGACGCCGCGGAGACTGGCCGGCTTGCCGCGGCCGCACAGGCTCGCGCGAACGAACTCGGTGTTACCGGCGTCCACGACATGGTCCGCGGGTCGTACGCTCCCGAGGTGTATCGCGACATGGATCTCGCCGACGAGCTCTCGTTGCGGGTGCGCATCAACTACTGGTCGGACCACCTCGATGCGCTTATCGAGACCGGCCTGCGGACGAACCACGGCTCCGAGATGGTGCGCGTCGGCGGGGTCAAGTCCTTCACCGACGGCAGCTTCGGCGGCCGGACCGCGAAGCTCTCCGAACCCTACCACGACGACACCGACGAGTACGGCTCGTGGGTCGTCGAGCCCGAGGAGCTTCGCGAAATCGTTCAGAAGGCCGACGACGCGGGGCTCCAGATGACGGTCCACGCGATCGGCGACGAGGCGATCGACGAGACGCTCGACGCGTTCGAGCAGACCGACGACCCCGGCGGCATGCGCCACCGCGTCGAGCACGTCGAACTGGCCTCCGAGGAAGCGATCGAACGCTTCGGCGAGATGGGCGTGATCGCGTCGGTCCAGCCGAACTTCCTCAAGTGGGCCAAGGAGGGCGGGCTCTACGAGTCCCGGCTCGGCGCGCGCCGGGCGGAGACTAACCGCTACGCGCTGCTTGACGGCGCGGGCGCCCCGATCGCGTTCGGCTCGGACTGCATGCCGCTGGATCCACTGCTCGGCGTCCACCACGCCGTCAACACCGAGGTCGACGCCCAACGGCTCGCCGTCACCGAGGCCCTCCGGGCGTACACGCTGGGCGCGGCCTACGCGGGCTTCGACGAGGGGCGACTCGGCACCGTCGAGACGGGGAAGCTCGCGGACTTCACGGTGCTCGAGGAGTCGCCGTGGGACAACGAGGGATCGATCGAGGATATCGACGTGGCGATGACCGTCGTCGACGGCGAGGTCGTGTACGACGGGCGCTGACTCAGCGTTCGAACGCCGGCTCGCGTTCCTCACGCTCCGCAGTACCGCCACTGTCGCTCTCCATCAGCCGCTCCATCCGTCGCTCGAACTCCTCGTCGGTGAGTTCACCCTCGGCGTAACGCTGCTGGAGAGTCGTGATCGGGTCGGCGGTCTCCTCGACTGCCGACGGCTCACTCGCGGCGGGGTTCGCCTCCTCGGGTGCGGCGTCGGCCTGCTCGACGAGCCCGCGGCCGAGCGAGACGGCCAGCCCGGCGGTCGCGACGGTGAAAAGCACCGCGAGCACAATCGCCGCGGTAGAGCCCGCCATCGTCGTCGAGAGCACGCCGATCATCGCCGCGACGAGCAGGGCGCCGGTCAGGAACATCCGTGCACGGGCGCTGGAGGGAGCGACGCGATGGACCAGATCGCTCATACCACACGGCTGTCGCTGTCGGCTCATATTACTGTCGCTGCGTGGACATCAGGACCCGGCGGCGCCGGCCCGCGTCGAGAGCAGCGTCGTCGCCGTCCCGCCGAGCAGCAGCACGAACCAGTAGGTGCAGAGCCGGACACAGAACGCGATCACGGCGGCGGCCGCGAGGTCGATCCCCGCAAGCGCGACGAGCGCGCCGGCGAGCACCACCTCGACACCGCCGACCCCGCCGGGAACCGGGAGGAGATTCAGGAAGTCGCTCACCGGGACGGCGACACAAGCGACCGCCAGTGCGACCGGCGTCCCCAGCGCCACGCCCGTCGTCACCGCCGGCAGGGAGAGCAGCGTCCAGCCCAGTATCGACAGCCCGGCCGCGACGACGATCCGGCTGGGTTCCGCCCGGATCAGCTGTCGCGCCTCGTCGAACTCCCCCAGCCCTCGCCCGATCGCTTCCCTGC from Halolamina sediminis encodes:
- a CDS encoding amidohydrolase, encoding MTEAADTVFLDGEIHTLTDPDETYEAVAVRDGEIVRLGSSYDVEFLAGTDTDTIDLDGRVLLPGFIDAHTHLTTVGEYLVHADLSAADDLDEAVSLLRERAAETDHAEDPEWIRGYGYDESTWPEDRYLDREDLDAVSEERPVVAFREDMHVASVNSVVLDRYAEEMAAENVHYEGTEPTGVLVEEAVDVLYDAVAPDAAETGRLAAAAQARANELGVTGVHDMVRGSYAPEVYRDMDLADELSLRVRINYWSDHLDALIETGLRTNHGSEMVRVGGVKSFTDGSFGGRTAKLSEPYHDDTDEYGSWVVEPEELREIVQKADDAGLQMTVHAIGDEAIDETLDAFEQTDDPGGMRHRVEHVELASEEAIERFGEMGVIASVQPNFLKWAKEGGLYESRLGARRAETNRYALLDGAGAPIAFGSDCMPLDPLLGVHHAVNTEVDAQRLAVTEALRAYTLGAAYAGFDEGRLGTVETGKLADFTVLEESPWDNEGSIEDIDVAMTVVDGEVVYDGR
- a CDS encoding SHOCT domain-containing protein; the encoded protein is MSDLVHRVAPSSARARMFLTGALLVAAMIGVLSTTMAGSTAAIVLAVLFTVATAGLAVSLGRGLVEQADAAPEEANPAASEPSAVEETADPITTLQQRYAEGELTDEEFERRMERLMESDSGGTAEREEREPAFER